One Osmerus eperlanus chromosome 16, fOsmEpe2.1, whole genome shotgun sequence DNA segment encodes these proteins:
- the LOC134036885 gene encoding zinc finger protein 521 isoform X4 has product MKTHASNKPHKCPVCRRGFLSSSSLHGHMQVHERGKDGGGGASGLSRAEEWKLKETRKCSRCEEGFDVPEELQRHIAECHPECSPSEDGALSGALQCIYCHEPFSDEGTLLTHIDQAHSRDRKGHSCAICSEHFLSVEDLYAHMDVHQLPESSNHSNSPSLLTVGYTSVSSTTPDSNLSVDSSTMVEAAPPVPKTRGRRKRAAQHASDMGGRSSKQPKISYSCIYCTKQMFSSLAVLQIHLRTMHLDKPEQAHTCQFCLEVLPSLFNLNEHLKQVHNAEDHVALLASLPDALLQCNFCPEVLGDLNALQEHIRCTHGFPSPVAKESNAFFCPQCFMGFLTEATLEEHVRQTHCDGGSLRFDSPLAVTPKEPIVEVYSCSYCTNSPIFNSVLKLNKHIKENHKNIPLALNYINNGKKSLRTLSPSSPISVEQTALLKHGGSSSRATSEFICNQCGAKYTSLDLFQTHLKTHLDGLQPQLTCPQCNKEFPNQESLLKHVTVHFTITSTYYICESCDKQFTSVDDLQKHLLDMHTFVFFRCTLCQEVFDSKVSTQLHLAVKHSNEKKVFRCTSCNWDFRHETDLQLHVKHSHLENQGRAHRCIFCGESFGTEVELQCHITTHSKKYNCRFCSKAFHAIVLLEKHLREKHCVFEGKAQNCGANGSTAGGTDAATKEDAELQGLLTNSHGAAAPGGTAVEPQNSHDGSEEEVDTADPMFGCDICGASYTMDSLLTNHQLRDHNIRPGESAMMKRKADMIKGNHKCNVCSRTFFSEAGLREHMQTHLGPVKHYMCPICGERFPSLLTLTEHKVTHSKSLDTGSCRICKMPLQCEEDFLEHCQMHPDLRNSLTGFRCVVCMQTVTSTLELKIHGTFHMQKTGTMSTNHPIGRNTVASHHHHHQVQKLFKCASCLKEFRSKQDLVKLDINGLPYGLCASCVSAAGSKSSSPTVNGGRQQQGGATTPAVAAATWVQGESLSPGEGKVKAASSSSSSSSSSSSTAAKTRCTSCNVKFESEAELQAHVQTVHREQGGDSNSGQLRTPQVSPMPRASPSQTEEKKTYQCIKCQMVFYSEWDIQVHVANHMLEEGLNHECKLCSQSFDSPAKLQCHLIEHSFEGMGGTFKCPVCFTVFVQASKLQQHIFSAHGQEDKIYDCSQCPQKFFFQTELQNHTLTQHSS; this is encoded by the exons ATGAAGACCCACGCGTCCAACAAGCCCCACAAGTGCCCCGTGTGCCGCCGGGGCTTCctgtcctccagctccctccacGGGCACATGCAAGTGCACGAGAGGGGCAAGGATGGCGGCGGCGGCGCCTCGGGGCTCTCCAGGGCCGAGGAGTGGAAACTGAAGGAGACACGTAAATGCAGCCGCTGCGAGGAGGGCTTCGACGTCCCCGAGGAGCTCCAGAGGCACATCGCCGAGTGCCACCCCGAGTGCTCTCCGTCAGAGGACGGGGCACTGAGTGGCGCCCTGCAGTGCATCTACTGCCACGAGCCCTTCAGCGACGAGGGCACCCTGCTCACCCACATCGACCAGGCCCACAGCCGCGACCGGAAGGGCCACTCGTGCGCCATCTGCTCcgagcacttcctgtctgtggaaGACCTCTATGCCCACATGGACGTCCACCAGCTCCCCGAGTCCAGTAACCATAGCAACAGCCCGTCGCTGCTGACGGTCGGCTACACCTCGGTCTCCAGCACCACCCCTGACTCTAACCTCTCGGTGGACAGTTCCACCATGGTTGAGGCGGCCCCGCCGGTTCCCAAGAcccgggggaggaggaagagggcagCCCAGCATGCCTCTGACATGGGGGGCCGCTCCTCCAAACAGCCCAAGATCTCTTACAGCTGCATCTACTGCACCAAGCAGATGTTCTCCAGCCTGGCTGTGCTTCAGATCCACCTGAGAACCATGCACCTGGACAAGCCGGAGCAGGCCCACACTTGCCAGTTCTGCCTGGAGGTGCTGCCCTCGCTCTTCAACTTGAACGAGCACCTGAAGCAGGTGCACAATGCAGAGGACCACGTCGCCCTGCTAGCTAGCCTGCCAGACGCCCTGCTCCAGTGCAACTTCTGCCCTGAGGTTCTGGGCGACCTCAATGCCCTCCAGGAGCACATCCGCTGCACTCATGGTTTCCCCAGCCCCGTGGCCAAGGAGAGCAACGCCTTCTTCTGCCCGCAGTGCTTCATGGGCTTCCTGACGGAGGCCACGCTGGAGGAACACGTCCGTCAGACGCACTGCGACGGGGGCAGCCTGCGCTTCGACTCTCCCCTGGCCGTGACGCCCAAGGAGCCCATCGTGGAGGTGTACTCGTGCTCCTACTGCACCAACTCGCCCATCTTCAACAGTGTTTTGAAGCTGAACAAGCACATCAAGGAGAACCACAAGAACATCCCGCTGGCACTCAACTACATCAACAACGGGAAGAAGTCCCTAAGGACACTCAGCCCCTCTTCGCCCATCTCTGTGGAGCAAACAGCACTGCTCAAACATGGAGGCTCCTCGTCTCGCGCCACCAGTGAGTTCATCTGTAACCAGTGCGGGGCCAAATATACCAGTCTGGACCTGTTCCAGACCCACCTGAAAACTCACCTGGAtgggctccagccccagctcacGTGCCCCCAGTGCAACAAAGAGTTCCCCAACCAGGAATCCCTGCTCAAGCACGTGACAGTCCACTTCACCATCACTTCCACCTACTACATCTGCGAGAGCTGCGACAAGCAGTTCACCTCCGTGGACGATCTTCAGAAGCACCTGCTGGACATGCACACCTTTGTGTTCTTCCGCTGCACCCTGTGCCAGGAAGTGTTTGACTCCAAGGTGTCGACTCAGCTCCACCTGGCTGTCAAGCACAGCAACGAGAAAAAGGTGTTCCGCTGCACCTCGTGCAACTGGGACTTCAGGCATGAGACGGACCTGCAGTTGCACGTCAAACACAGTCACCTGGAGAACCAGGGCCGGGCCCACCGCTGCATCTTCTGCGGCGAATCCTTTGGCACGGAAGTGGAGCTGCAGTGCCACATCACCACCCACAGCAAGAAGTACAACTGCCGCTTCTGCAGCAAGGCCTTCCACGCCATCGTCTTGCTGGAGAAGCACCTGAGAGAGAAGCACTGTGTGTTCGAGGGCAAGGCCCAGAACTGCGGCGCCAACGGCTCCACCGCGGGAGGGACGGACGCCGCGACGAAGGAGGACGCCGAGCTACAGGGTCTCCTGACCAACAGTCACGGCGCAGCGGCGCCCGGAGGAACCGCCGTCGAGCCTCAGAACAGCCACGACGGGAGcgaagaggaggtggacacgGCGGACCCCATGTTTGGGTGTGACATCTGTGGCGCATCCTACACCATGGACTCCCTCCTGACCAACCACCAGCTGCGGGACCACAACATCCGCCCAGGGGAGAGTGCCATGATGAAGAGGAAGGCGGACATGATCAAGGGCAACCACAAGTGTAACGTCTGCTCGCGTACCTTCTTCTCCGAAGCGGGGCTGAGGGAGCACATGCAGACCCACCTGGGCCCTGTCAAACACTACATGTGCCCCATCTGTGGAGAACGCTTCCCTTCTCTGCTCACCCTTACCGAGCACAAGGTCACCCACAGCAAGAGCCTGGACACGGGCAGCTGCCGGATCTGCAAGATGCCCCTGCAGTGCGAAGAGGACTTCCTGGAGCACTGCCAGATGCACCCTGACCTGAGGAACTCTCTGACGGGCTTCCGCTGTGTTGTCTGCATGCAGACCGTCACCTCCACCCTGGAGCTTAAGATCCACGGCACCTTCCACATGCAGAAGACCGGCACCATGTCCACCAATCACCCCATTGGCCGCAACACCGTggcctcccaccaccaccaccaccaggtcCAGAAGCTCTTCAAGTGTGCCTCTTGCCTGAAGGAGTTCCGCTCCAAGCAGGACCTTGTGAAGTTGGACATCAACGGCCTGCCCTACGGCCTGTGTGCTTCCTGCGTTAGCGCAGCTGGCTCCAAGAGCTCCAGCCCCACCGTGAACGGAGGCAGGCAGCAGCAGGGCGGCGCGACCACCCCAGCAGTGGCAGCCGCCACCTGGGTCCAAGGGGAGAGTCTCAGCCCCGGGGAGGGGAAAGTCaaagccgcctcctcctcctcttcgtcctcctcctcctcttcctcaaccGCCGCCAAAACGCGTTGCACCAGCTGTAATGTGAAGTTTGAGTCGGAGGCGGAGCTGCAGGCCCATGTCCAGACAGTGCAccgggagcagggaggggacagcAACAGTGGACAGCTAAGGACCCCCCAGGTGTCCCCGATGCCCAGAGCCAGCCCCTCACAAACAGAGGAG AAGAAGACCTACCAGTGCATCAAATGTCAGATGGTCTTCTACAGCGAATGGGACATCCAAGTCCATGTGGCCAATCACATGCTAG